The Montipora foliosa isolate CH-2021 chromosome 6, ASM3666993v2, whole genome shotgun sequence genome includes the window TTCGGGGACTTTGCGTTTGGCCAGCCAAGTGATATAATTTGACTGAGGGTCTGCAGGTCGGGGTCATTTTTTCGTGTGAACATGGACGTCTTCTAAACGAGCTGCACTAATTGGAAGGTATTGGGCCATGTTGACACTTTCCAACCACAACTCAAACGGTGTGACTTCCTCCAGCAGATAAGCTCTGCTCAGGGTGTCAGccaatttcatttcagtacCTTTGGGTGCACTAGCTGGACGTCGTATTTTTGCATTCTCAGTAACATACGCTGAAGGCGCTTTGGTGCCTTGAAAAGCGATTTCTTCACAATGTACTCCAGCGGCTTGTGGTAAGAGTGCACTATGACCAGACGTCTGAAGGTGTATTGATGAAATTTCTCTAAGCCATATATCACAGCCAACAGCTCTTTCTCGATTTGAGCGTAATTTCTCACACTCTGCAATGCACGACTAGCAAACGCAATGGGTTGTCCCTTCTGGAGAAGGGCGGCTCCTAGCCCCACGTCAGAGGCATCACATTGCAAGGTCAGATCTTCTTGCGGATCGTAGTACTTCAGTACTGGTGCTTTGGTTGCCAATTGTTTGATACGATTCACAGCTGTTTCATGCGCAGAAGTCCAGGACCACTACGCATCTGTGACTGTTAGCTTCCTGAGTGGTTCACATTTTTCGCTTAGTTTAGGCAGGAATTTACCGAGGTAATTGGTGAAGCCGATAAACCGTTGGACCCCAGCAACATCTGAAGGAGTTGGCATCTCCAACACAGCTCTTAGCTTCTCTGGTCGGCTTTCAGGCCTTCGTTGGTGATGACATGTCCCATAAAAGGAACTTCTTTCCGGTGTAACTTTGCCTTTTCTTCGTTTAGCTTTATGTTGCGCTCACGGCATCTCTTCATTAAGGCATGTCATGGTCTCGCGTTACTTCTTCTTCCATTTCTACTTCTCCATATACCAGGATGACATAGAAGATTGAAAGCACCACCGGAAGTCACTCCACTGCTTGATGTTGACATCTTTGGAAGACTTCCGGGGCAGAAGACAGCGCGAATGGCAAGCAAAGCCATCTGTATCTCCCAAAAGGCGTGCTGAAGGTTGTGAGCTTTGAGCTTGGAATGCTTCACCCAGTGGCATGTGCCAGAATCCATTTTTTACGTCAAAGGTGCTGAAGACTTTTGCTTTGGTCAGTTCAGGGAGTAATTCTTCCATCGTGGGCAATGGGTAGTGGCTGCGTTTCACTACTCTATTTAGGTCCTTTGGGTCTAGGCAGATTCGCAGTCGGCCATTGGTATTTTTTGACTGTCACCATACTAGAAACCCACGGGGTAGGCTCAGTTATCGGCGCTATTATTTCTACGTCTTGCAGCTTCCTGAGCTCTTCCTTCACAATCAGTAGGGGTTTAAGTGCAACAGGGACCCTTCTAGGTGGGTGCACAACTGGTACAGCTCCATCCTCTATCTGCAAGTGGTATTTTCCATGAATCTTGCCAGTGCCACTAAATACATCCGGATACTGTTGCAGTAGTGTATCTTTGTCTAAGAATGCACTGTTTTCCTTCTCTGCCTGTCCTACTGCTTAAATGTTTTCGTGTTTCGCTTGGATGAGTTCCATCTGTTGGCTAGACGGACGACCCAGGAGTGGGGGGCAATTATTATTAGCTATGACTACAAACTCTGTTTCATAGGACTTGTTATTCTTTAGATTCGTCACTTTAATTGTACAGCGGCCTGTGGGAGTCTCTGTAGACCTGTTGTACATTGTGAGAACTCAGGTAGTTGTTTGAAGTTCGCATTTGCCCAGACATTCGTCAAGGAGGCCTTGTGTGATGATATTGCATGTCGCTCCACTATCTATCTGAATTTTCACGGGCTTTCCCCCAAGAACCAACGTTGCAAACAGCTTTCGTGGGTATTGTTGGTCTGTTACAGCATTCGTTTGCAGCTTGGGTGTCAGTTCGAGCGCATTCAGGTCATCATCTCTCTCTCTTTGTCGGAGAGAGCCTGCGttggagtggcggggtattcagcaTTTAAGCCCTTCTTTCCATCTTTTCCACCTAAGGGGAAGATCGTCACCTTCAAAATCCAGCTTATCGGGCAAACGTACCTGTCCAGCCGGCGCGGGGCTCGCTGTTGATGCTTCGGCTTGTGTCTCTCCTGAATTTGGCATGTCGCCAGTAAATTCCTGACCAGCTGCTCAACTTGATGTATTGCTTGGGTTACTTgccttctgacaccatgtttaAAGTTTCGTCTTTTAATCACGACTTCACAAGAATTATGTGTACAGATCTCTCCATTTCTAGCCTACAGACATGAGGACACGCAACGCAATCGTCTTGATCATTAGATTACATATTCAAATGTCAATCTGCGTGTTGTTACTTGAGAACACGCAACAGTATGTTGTCACAGTATCTTGTGTATTGTTCTTAGTCTAATAAGATGCTCTTCAGGCTTAGGAAAGCGGTGTATATGTGTGTCCTAAGTGTAGAATGCATTAAATGCGACTTATGTGGATAAATGTAAGGTTCTCTGTAGAGTAGATGTAAttaatatggaaaaaaaaaagtattaaaatacaacaaaaaaaacccctACATTATAAAGTGTATGACACTGACATAACAAAATTTCTCACAAAATGAAAGGTTTCTACATTTTTTTAGTGCGGTCTTGAGTGCTCAGTAAATCTTTGTAAATGTGGTTGCCTAGTCAGTAATTAtatttaaagtacactcagtgAGTTTTCATCAGAGGAGACCAGCTAAGATATTGCCTCTTTCACCCCGTGAAGAGGTCCCCATTAATTGACGAGTAAGTTGTCTGGTGTTTGACAGAGTAAACTCTGATCATTAAGTATCACTCTTAAAAGGGAAAGGGTTAGTGCAAGTTTATGTGAAGTGAACATTAGCAGGCTTGCAATGCATTTAATGCACTGCACCTATGGCAGACTTGAAGATATTATTTTTACGTCTCATTAAAAGGAAAGGATACTTGGGAGTAAGTTTACAAAGGACTCTTGTGGCAGCTTTTATcacccctgatgaagacacCAGCACAAGGGTCAAAACATGGGGTCTTGCATTTTAACTTATATATGTACATTCATTTCTCAAACCACGTcggacatacatgtacagttatAATAGCCCGTTTCCGAGTTGCAACAtacctcagtttcaaagcgagttccAGTGCACagccattcaaatggaaattagttgcatattcttatgcaaatcaaactcatttcccttacagaCGTTGAGCACCAATTAAGACTTGCTTCAAACCTGAGACATacagcaactcagaaatggcctattgaatgCAGATGCCACCCCAGCTGCAAGCAAATGTGTATGAGGTgtatgagggcatgcaagccaGCAAAAACAGCCTGAAGTCATCAAAACTTTGCAGAATATTATTGGGTAACAGCTTACGTCATAATTAACACGTATTTTGCATCCACAGGGTGCTTGATTGAAGCATTCTGAAACAAAAAGCTATTAGTAGTATAATACAAATACAGTATGGGCATATTTTAGTCAAAAGAGAGATGCATTTGTTTATTCTACGGTAACCATGACTGCACGGCTGCAGCACAACTCAAATTACGGAAAAAATGCAGGAACAATTTTAATCAAGTAAACAAGAATGCATTGCACCTGCATTCATTCTGGAATCACACACGCCAACTAAAGTATTATCTCCTGGTATATCATACAGGTAACACCAGCAGGGATTAATTCCTAAGGATTAAAATGTTCCACAAAAGTGCCATGGAAGATATTTTGTAAAGCTGATTTCAACAATTTTCTCTAGAGACATTGAAATTATCAAGTGCAAAATTTCATTACTCCTGATTTGAAAAGTTTTCGAGTGGATGTGGATGttgttaacccactgactcgaTCCAGAACCACCCCCCATTGTCGAATAAAAtcgttggctcagttggttgagcagcGGGCGGTCACGcgagaggtcgtgagttcaactccggccagaccaacactcagggtcttaaaataactgaggagaaagtgctgcctttgtaacgacatctgcaaatggttagactttcaagtcttctcggataaggactataagccggaggtcccatctcacaacccttgggtatatataaaatctgtgggacgttaaagaacccacacactattagagaagagtagggcatggtgttcccggtgttgtggtctgatctatggatataggggttaggcgtcaattgggacgaaaagttctgttcctctcccctgccactccatgaattgtggtgaataaattaaagttaaagttaaattaaagtactaagtatggctggtttggGCTGGTGTAGGCATCAAAGGGTCAAGACTCACTCctaagagtcaatgggttaaagtaaGGTAATTTAATTGAATTGGTCAACAAGACACCAGTTGTTATAATACATACTTATAGTCAAATGGTACCCACAAGAAGCTAAACGTAAGTTAAACCTGATTTTCTATACTTCAGCATTATTCCATTGGAATCTAATTCAAAATTACAAAGCAAATAACACTAAAACAAAGACAACGATAGGGACAATGATGAAAAAAACCCCAAACCCTATTGCCATGTTGACTAACTTCCTAGTCTCCATACTCAAATTGTTGGCAGCCACCATGTCTCCTTGGAAAATTGCGTCTCTCGTCTAGGTATGAAACAAACCAAATTAAGTCTCAACCTTTGGACAGGAATACTAACAAAAAGAAATGCCCTGTTCATGAAATGTGAAACACACCTGATTTGACTTCAATATAGCAAAAATTCCTATTGGCCAGCAGcaaaacaaacagacaaaccaGGACAACCCATGGTAGTCAGGTGGGGCAACCAGTGGAGCATAAATGACACCTGGTCCACCCTGCTGCTGTGGAGTCAAAGTGAGAAATGTTGGTTAAAGGCaggaaatacatgtaactgTGCTCAAAAGTAGGGAACTCAATTCTTAAAGACTGTATTTCTGCAAAATCTTGTATTTGCTGTGGGCCGCCAGGCAAGCAGTGACACTAACCTTGCCGACCACTTTCTTGCACATGGTTTACCTCTCGTACTGAATCCTTGCCAGATTTCAAGAGCGAGTGGGTGGGCTCGTGCTCAGCACAAGACTTGGATGATTGTCAGAAAGTTTTGGGGTTCCTATTTTCGGATTTGTTAGTTAGCTCTGGTTTCGCTTTTCATTTGTCAGTGCCCCTCTTCAGTTGCATTCATTTACTTTCATAACTTCCTTTTggttattagtattctttaagTTTTTAAGATATCCTGGCAGTGTTGAGTTGTAATCACCATTCGTAAATCCTTACTTTAACTCGAATGTTTTTAGGTGATTTTCAGGAAACACTGCCCCTTTTGCAACTGGTTTCCTTTCTATTCTGAATGAATTTTAAATGTTAAGCCAAGTCTCTAAGTCTCCCTCTTGGGACTGAAaagctgaaaatgaaaatgtactTAGTCTATACATATACATTGTAAGCCTAGTAAGAGTAAACTGCTTGGTAACTTACCACGACTGTGACAGTGTTATGCTGAGTTCTGATTGGAGCACTATGATATTGGTAAGGTCCTGGCTGAGCGCTGACTGGTGCTTGGTAGCCTGGGTGTGGTGGGTACTGGTGAAGCGGTTGTGTTGGGTAACTAAACTGAGGTAAGTTAGCACCTTGCACTGGTGGTTCCTGAGTCACTGGACCAGAAGGGTTTTTGATACCATAATCTTGACCAGGAGGGGGATACTGGGCTGGAGCATTTTGAAACTCAGGACTGCTGTAAGGGGGTGGAGCATATGGTGGAGGCTTGGGATCTATGCAAAAGTAATATAATAACTTGAACAGACctaggtttttttttaacaaaattatCTATGCAGTCTTGTAATAACTTCTAATGCACTGGAGCAAAAGGGTTGTACATTGTATAACAGAAGCAAACAAAATCTACCATGCTATATACTTTTTCAGTAAAACTTAGAAGAACCTTATATATGAACAAAACTACATTCAAATAATACATGCAAATTGTCTCACGTGTTCTCTCATTGTTCATTTGATTTTTTGCTTACTGTTGAGAACATTTTCATGACATTTTTATTAAACACatgcttttgattggttaattcaACCCCATGTGCCCATCAGTTTGTGTCAAGTTTTGAAATTGCTGATGCAATGTTTTATGTAAGAGAAAGACATTGGGATTTTTTAGTGAAGTGAAGATGAATTTTTTGTCTTGAGTATTTGAAGGGTTCACAGAtttgaaattatatttttttctctggatTCGTTATTAACCGAACACCTGAACACCTTTGAACAGTGTTACTAGAATCTACTCCAATAATGTCcaagctttacaaaagaatTGAAGTGTTCAGGCATTGAGGTAAGAAAAGTAAGCTGACAAATACACTACTGACAATAACAAGAGGCCGCTACTCACCAAAATGTGCTTGATGATAATCAGCCATAattctttaaaattaatatgaaattgacaatattaattaacaataattattgcatgaAAAATTCTCCTCACTTATTTATGGCAGCATACAGTTACAGTTTAACAAAGACCATAAGCTTAAATTAAGGAGTCTCGAACCAGTTTCAATGCTTCCTAGTGACGCTCAGATATaagaaggatcggcaccacaacgttgttcATGTACCTCCTAAGACTAGCGAAGAAGAGGAAAAGTGTGTGGCCAGTGCTATTCTGAGGTAACGTGTGCGTCTAATCTGTTAAATGCAGGGGTAGATAGTAAATTAGTACTCCTTGGAACTGGGAATTTCTAACGTTAGGGCTATTTTAGGACGGAAACGTACAGCAAGGTTTACAAGCGAACCAACAAACAAGGTCCCCACCAATGAGCgagaatttaaatttagaaaaagaaTGGCCCTTTCTGTTTTGGGGAGTTTCAGTGTTGTAGCGTTAAtcgatctaaacagagagtcttcgaagtgttgaaaccctttcgagcctccttaagtatGAAACATTacacaattattattttaacaatCACAGTCATTTGTGTGCTcccaaatacaacaaaaggTCATTtgacaaggctgctgcctaagaaaattttaaaggagccctcagagctaaacgctgagaacttaggagcccaacatacgaagtgaaaggtgttgctgtgaaaaattaagccgcccagagctattctttgggagccccaggctaccgggctcctgttaggcaacagccttggtcATTTGATTGGGTTTAAACTTAAAGATTTGGGGCCGGTTCCTGTAACGTGTAATAACTCTATCCcaggataaatgtgccttattccatgGAAAAAGGCAtctttatccctggaatagagctacatgtattacactttttgggAACCGGCCCTTGGTCAATATATTGTGTCAAAAACTGTGCTAAACATGTAGCCTGCCTAAATACATGTATGGCAGTAATATACAACACTAAAAAAGTtccaatttaatttaataaatctatagcttgttttctttgatttttgagaTACatctattattatcattgtaatTTGTAGGGGAAGAAACATTTCATATCAAATATAACATGACATAAATATTGCAGAAAAAACATCTTAATAGCTGAGTATGGGGGCTGTACTTTTGAATATTAACCTGTGGTTGTGAAGGTATGGACCCAGCACTGAGCACCAATATTCCCAAGTATGGTCCAGAGAAAATGATCAATGAAAACATGAACTGTCCTTGAAACCCTCCTCAAGCTACCACCTTGCCTGGCAGCTTGAAACTCAAACTGTTACAGAAGTCACACAGTAGTATGTACCGATGCATGATTCTGCCCTCCGATTTGACAACATTCCTACATCATAAGATTTAATTGTCCCCACCCCTTAGAATCTTACCCAAGAAGTAATGCCCAGGAATTAGCTAAAGGTGGGGAAGTGGGAAGTGGGTGCCACTAAAATATGTGACTCCTTTCCACAAATTCTGGTGTAAAATAAAGCACAACTTGCAATACACACAATACATAGACAATGAAAATGAG containing:
- the LOC138007954 gene encoding proline rich transmembrane protein 1B-like, with the protein product MADYHQAHFDPKPPPYAPPPYSSPEFQNAPAQYPPPGQDYGIKNPSGPVTQEPPVQGANLPQFSYPTQPLHQYPPHPGYQAPVSAQPGPYQYHSAPIRTQHNTVTVVQQGGPGVIYAPLVAPPDYHGLSWFVCLFCCWPIGIFAILKSNQTRDAIFQGDMVAANNLSMETRKLVNMAIGFGVFFIIVPIVVFVLVLFAL